One Scleropages formosus chromosome 8, fSclFor1.1, whole genome shotgun sequence DNA window includes the following coding sequences:
- the LOC108935785 gene encoding hemoglobin embryonic subunit alpha-like, with product MSLSTKDKETVKAFWAKASTKLEDIGMEALSRMLVVYPQTKTYFSHWKDLSPGSAPVKKHGKVIMGGIAEAVGKIDDLVNGLTNLSELHAFQLRVDPANFKILSHNLLVVMAMLFPKDFTPEVHVAMDKFLARVALALSEKYR from the exons ATGAGTCTCTCAACTAAAGACAAAGAAACTGTGAAGGCCTTCTGGGCCAAGGCTTCCACCAAGCTGGAGGACATCGGCATGGAAGCGCTCTCCAG AATGCTGGTCGTCTACCCCCAGACCAAGACTTACTTCTCCCACTGGAAGGACCTGAGCCCCGGCTCAGCTCCAGTGAAGAAGCATGGAAAGGTTATCATGGGTGGCATTGCAGAAGCTGTTGGTAAAATCGATGACCTGGTCAACGGCCTTACCAACCTGAGTGAGCTGCACGCCTTCCAGCTGCGAGTTGATCCAGCTAACTTCAAG ATTCTGTCCCACAACCTGCTGGTCGTGATGGCTATGTTGTTTCCCAAGGATTTCACCCCCGAGGTGCACGTCGCTATGGATAAGTTCCTGGCCAGAGTGGCTTTGGCTCTGTCTGAGAAATACAGATAA
- the aqp8b gene encoding aquaporin-8b — protein sequence MADAKLELSDMETSLSKNKAKPVKPPGRFERLLQPCVAELVGTTFFVFIGCVSVIENVETTGRLQPALVHGFAVAVMVACMAEISGSHFNPPFTLAIFLCGGLQLGMVAPYLISQLIGGVLGAAMSKAMTSKMKYTNATGAAFTILTSDEQLAGALFAEVAMTALVTLVVLLGAVNNKSKSPLVPFMVGCSVIINILAGGDVSGTCLNPARAFGPAVMTNYWTYHWVYWVGPFVGSLVAAALVRLLLGDNKTRIIMK from the exons ATGGCCGATGCTAAACTAGAGCTCAGTGATATGGAGACGAGCTTGTCGAAGAACAAAGCAAAACCAGTCAAGCCTCCCGGGAGGTTTGAGCGGCTGCTACAGCCTTGTGTTGCAGAACTGGTTGGGACCACCTTCTTTGTATTCATAGGTTGTGTTTCAGTCATTGAGAATGTGGAGACAACAGGGAGACTGCAGCCTGCTCTGGTGCACGGTTTTGCTGTGGCAGTTATGGTGGCATGCATGGCAGAGATCAG CGGCTCCCACTTCAACCCACCTTTTACACTGGCCATCTTCTTATGTGGAGGACTGCAACTTGGCATGGTTGCCCCATATCTAATCAGTCAGCTCATTGGAGGGGTACTTGGAGCTGCCATGTCAAAG GCAATGACTTCCAAGATGAAGTACACCAATGCCACAGGAGCAGCCTTCACCATCCTGACGTCGGACGAACAGCTGGCGGGAGCACTTTTTGCTGAGGTGGCTATGACAGCTCTGGTCACCCTTGTGGTGCTTCTGGGAGCTGTGAACAACAAGAGCAAAAGTCCCCTGGTGCCCTTCATGGTGGGCTGCAGTGTCATCATCAATATCTTGGCTGG AGGTGATGTGTCTGGTACATGCCTGAATCCAGCGCGGGCTTTCGGGCCTGCTGTGATGACTAACTACTGGACCTACCACTGGGTGTACTGGGTAGGCCCATTTGTAGGGAGCCTGGTAGCAGCAGCCCTTGTCAG GTTGCTGCTTGGAGACAACAAGACTCGTATTATTATGAAGTGA